The Meriones unguiculatus strain TT.TT164.6M chromosome 1, Bangor_MerUng_6.1, whole genome shotgun sequence genome has a segment encoding these proteins:
- the LOC110551589 gene encoding large ribosomal subunit protein eL22-like, which yields MDAANFEQVLQERIKVNRKAGNLGGGVVTIKRSKSEITATSKVPFSKRYLKYLTKKKNLKNNLDWFRVVANGKERYELRYFQINQYEEEDEEEE from the coding sequence ATGGATGCTGCCAATTTTGAGCAGGTCCTCCAGGAGAGAATCAAGGTGAACAGGAAAGCTGGGAATCTTGGCGGAGGGGTTGTGACCATCAAAAGGAGCAAGAGCGAGATCACTGCCACCTCTAAGGTGCCTTTCTCCAAAAGGTATTTGAAAtatctcaccaaaaaaaaaaatttgaagaacAATCTAGACTGGTTTCGTGTTGTTGCCAACGGCAAAGAGAGGTATGAACTGCGTTACTTCCAGATTAACCAGTAtgaagaggaggatgaagaggaggag